GGCAGATAGGGCACACAAGCTCCATCTCCTGTGGCTTCTTGCTAGCTTGTGCCACTGCACCTGATAATTCACAAGCTGGCTTTCCCCTCGAATAAGCATTTTTGAACTGCTCAAGACAATTAGAGTGCTGACGGTTGGTGTCACACATGTACGGACGACAACCTTTGCTGTGAGAAGAACAGAGGAGGAGAACAGCTTTATGTGGATGCTCCAAACATATTGAGCAAGTGGCACGTTTCCAGTCCTTTTTCTCTGAGGTTAGTTGCAATCCATTTTCCTTGGATGCCTTTTTTGTTTTCTGGTAATACGAAGGTACAGCACTGGTAGCTGAACTAGCACGCCGGCTTGATAGAGTACGGTCTCTTGGAGCTCTAGCCATTTCTTGAGAAAACTGTGAAAAGGGATATAGAACAATTGCATCAAAATATAGTTATATTCAGCTAGACGTCCAGTGAACAAGAAAAGTCTGTCCTCATTCTCTAGTAGCATGCAAACATTAAtaggaaaatcacaaaaaacaGCAATTGAAGTTGCACTTAGAATATTGTGGTTTACAGAAGCTATAATGCATGTATAATGAAAGCAATCAATTTCTTTTGTAAATTGCAATACTCTGGGTCGTATTCTATATCTTTATTCTAATGACTTTGCTTACATATAACTTCCAAATTATGTGTCGTAAAGCTATCTTATTTCAGGCACAGGCTACTATTCACATATATTGTTTGCTTCACATGGTAGAAGCACTAAACAATTTGCAGTAAtttgcacttccataatctgtAAGTCTTCAGTACTTTGTACACTTTATTTAATGAGGATCCATCGTCATCCTCAAACTATCAAATACTTTCAAGTTAAAATGTTTCATAGCTCCCACGTTAACAATGACAGAGCACCATGCAAATCATTGgtgcaaacaaaaacagaaCCTAGAATTCAAATAAAGCAGATAAAGCACGCACATCACAATATTTATGGAATAATTGCATTCTGATAACAAATAAAGGggtaaaaaaagagagagtataAATGCATTTCAGAAGGCAAGCAAAGACAAGATATTATATCATTTCCTAGAAAGAAAACATGAAGCACATATTATATATAACTAATCTAACTCGGAACTGTCAAGTTTCGCCATTTGGATAGTACTATACAGCATTGAAAATGTGATATGTGAACTGATCATCTAACTTCAATTCATCAATTGCAAAATGCAGAGATGGAACGAAATGAGTACTTCGACGAACGACAGATAGCCCCCAATGCAGTCAGTTGTAAAATACATGAACAAAAAATGTGCTACGGATCAGTAGCGGAAGCGCAGTGGATCAACTTTCTCCTCCAAGATATGCACAATACAGCGAATTACCGATCACAGCTGGATCTACAGCCACGGAAGGGGGGACACGCTTCGCCTCATACCTCGGATCGGTGGACAGCGGCCGGcgagggacgacgggcggtgcGGGCGACGGGGTAAGGGGATTAGATGCGGAGGGATCCTCGGGGGCGAtcgcgccgccgcggacgacggcgacggcaccgtcgccgcctgttgcgcgcgggggagggaggcggcgtgggcgagggcggcggcgagggcacgCGCGAGTCacgcgaggagagagagagagcgacgccTCGATGGAGGTCATTCCTTCGTGATAAACGGACCACATTCCCTCGGGGGAATGGGCCGAGTTAGGGCCCGTGAAGCGGAAAGGCTTTTGTCCACGGTGTGTTGGGCCGAAATATCTGCCAGCCCCGGCCCAAcgtgatcttttttatttactGTATGGATAATGTTGCAGTTATACTTATAGTTTTAAGGTTTTCCTCCTAATAAAAAGTATAATGTTGGTCTTCCTTCTACATTTGGCTTCAAACATGAAATTTTGTGTGGAAGAAAGTTCTATTCACAACAGCGATATTGTTATATCTTCCCTTAAAATTGAGATAATCAACACATACTCATTTATATTATATTCCAGTTACTTGTTTGGTGGGATGAGTAATaatcaataaaaataatttctatattCGATATGAATCCCGCTATACGTACGACCGAATTGTACGACCCACATCCGACTCAGAGGCATCCACCAATAAAGGTGATCGGATTTCTTACTATATAGACCAAGTAAACAACACCTGTATCTATACAGGCGCTGGTTATATATAGATTGCATATTTGGATTAGATGTATAGCAATTTTCATTTGACATATGCAGTTACAAAAGCAAAGTTTTCAAATGTAATGCTGTCATAGCAATTTCCATTTGACATAGAAAAGAGGTACCAATTTAAATCGTGGGCGTAGATAAAATCCATCCGGTGCGTGAACGAGTGGTGGATAGGTGGAAAACAACCGTCGTCCGATCCGAGTAGAGGGTAGTTGAAAGGCAGGGCAGAGTCAGCCACCAGGGAGCGTAGACAAACAGGCATAgggtttctctctctccccctcttctctccttcgCCGAGACGAACAAGCACAGCACACAAACCCAGGACACTTCCCCCACGGAATTCACAAGACCACCCCAGCACAAAAATTCCcacggaaaaacaaaaaaaaaaaagagagaaggagaaaacAAACGGAGAGACAAATCCCGTCCAGAAATCGTCGCCCCAATTCCAGATTTCCAGTCCTCTCTTGTGCCCTCCCTGAAACCCTCCCGAAATCCCACGAATCCTCGCGATTTTTTCTCCACCCCCAATCCACCACCgcgttggccgccgccgccgccctccgcagATTTCCCATTAGGGCGCCGCCGGAgtggtcgtcgccggccgagggGGGCCTCGACCCCGCCCCTCCCCTGCTCCCCCCACTGCGGGGGCCGCGTCCCGCTTGATCAATCGCGTCGCGGTGGATTGATACGGGGGTTGGGGGATTCGAGAGGGGGGCGGAGCGGTTTTCCCCCACCCCAACTCGTCGTgttcgtgttttttttcttccaatctGCGCGCGTTCGTGCGTGCGTGAGGGaggtcgtggtggtggtggtggtggaagtTAGGGTTTGAGGGTTTGGTTCCGGAGGGTAGGGTCTGGTGGTGGCCGTGGCTGCCCCCGGCCGGGGGTGGTGGGTGgctggggggtgggggggattCGCCGTGCAACTGTTGCGCGCCGTGGTGGTGTGGGGATCGTGTTGTGGCGGCGGATTGGATCAGTGGCCGCTGTCGCGCCTCCGCCcgctgctggtgctggtggAAGTTTAGGGGGGGTGAGGGTGCAGGCCCGGCATGGACCGAGGTGAGCCCTCGCTGAAGCCAGAATGGCTGGTGCGGGGGCATGGCGCAGTGGCTGCCACGAGCCTCTGGACTGGAACTTCTTCGCCGCGCGCTGGTGAGCTCGCTTTCAATGCTGACTTTCTATTGCATGACATATAATGGTTAGCATTGATTGTATACTGCTTGTGAGATTAGCGGCGGGTATGTTTTGTAGCATTGTATAATGTTGCGGTGGCTGTTGATTATTAAGTTAGGATGATTGGTGCGGTTCATAAGTTCATTTGTGCATTTTTTAAGTCCATTCCTTTTGTGACTTATTGAGGAATTCCAGATTGTGGTTTTACCTTGTTCTTATGACAAAGGTCGTTGTTCAACtcttcatatgcattgttgtggCTGTTCGTCATGTTAAGTCTAATGTTTAGACCACAAAGTGCTTATTTAGTATGTTACATTAAACCTAGAGATTTTACTGTGTTACAAATGTATAGCAATTGTGGTAGGCAGTTAAAGAATCCTGTTGAGAGACATTACTTTAGATATCAACCTCATATTGGTGTCTATTAAACTACCTCAGTTCATGTAACAAATTAACTGCAGTAACTGTTTATGAGTATGAGATTCTTTTATATGGAAATTATTTCTGTTATTGGGGCCTTTTAGTTAAAACTCAAAATATTTTATTGCCTGTTGTAACTTGGGCTTTATTGGGCAATCATCATGTAAGCATGATGATGTATATTCTTCCTGTTGATTGCTCAATGTTATTGCTCGCCTTCAGTGTTTAGGAAATTTGCTGTTTCCAGTTATTGTTGTTTTAATGCCTTCCTAATTGGTTTAACACAAGGCTGCATGATTGAGCTTATCATTTGTGTGCATATGCTTGAATCAACTACTAGGGAAATTGCTTTTCATTTTGCGGTTTGCTGTGTATTGTTCTAATAAGCTGTCTCTTGCATGCTTAGATGATCAAGGTAGGAGCATTTCATCAAGAAACCAATCATCAGGTCGTGACCGTGAACGGAGCTCACAACAGTCCATCTCACGGAGGAGTTCTGGCTCAATTGGACCTAGACGGCATGACCGGGATGGTACAGCAAAGTCAAGAGGCTATGCCAGTTTTGGAAGGAGCAACCGGGACAGGGGGGGTGAGAAGGACTCTGAATCCCGTAATTGGGAGAGTAGGTTGGGTCCACCTGATGATCCCTTGTATGATGGCTTCAAGCCATTCAGCTCATGCAGACCTGAAAGGGACAGGCTTAATCATACTCGTTTGAAGGTAGATACATTGAATCAGGCGGTAGGAGAAAGTTTAGACAATGGTGTTCGTAGTGTATCAAGAAAGGTTTCTGGTGGTGTCTCCTTTGAGCGAGAATTTCCACACCTTGGTTCTGACGACAAGAATGGAAAGCAAGATGTAGGTAGAGTTCCATCTCCTGGAATTAGCACCCCGATTCAGAGTATGCCTTTGGGCACTGCACTTGATGGGCGGAGTTCAGTGCTAGCAGAAGTTCCTGTACTTAGTGGACCAACCAACTGCCCTGTTCCATCTTCTTTGTTACGCACTGGTTCCAGTAAGCAGATGGAAGTGCCAAACTGCGGGACTGCATTAAGTATGGCTGAAACAGTGATGCAAGCTCCGTTAAAAATCTCGACAACACCCCAGGTAGTTTAATATTTAAGATATCCGTGTTTCCCCTTTGATGTATCCACTGCATTCACTTTATTGAACTAGTGCTCTGTGTTCCATCTCTTTTTTACCCAGTTATCGATCGATACTCATAAGATTGAAGAAAGAACTATGAAGCAGTGCATCCTAAGACCTCGGACACCTTCTTCGAACAAAATTTCTGTACGTCTCTTATAAGTTTCATGCCTCTGTTGCAATACTAATGATTTCGTTTTGTTTCTCTCTATTTACCATTATCATTAATGTGTTTAGATTATGATTGCTCACTTCAATCTTGTTTATCAAGTGATTTAAGCATTTAGCCTTTGAAAACAGCTAAAGCGTTAAAGTTTCTTGTATTTAGTACTTCCTTGATTGCTTCAACGTACTGTTTGGATCCCTTGTGATAATGCTTCTGTATACTTGTCACATCCTTTTTGCTTATCCACCAAAACTTATCTGCTTCAGGAACCAGCCCTTACCTGTccctataatatattttatgcTATTTGTCATCATTTTTAAAACTATAGAACTCTCACAGGATAAAATCTCCACattcaggaaaagaaaaacaatcacTAGAGCTTTATGTGAGTCTAAACTATAACATGCAGATTTATCTTACTTCAGTATTTGGATATTATGTTTACTTTCTTAATTTTTGATTTATTGTGATTGGAGGTATCAAAGCTATATCCTTAAACACAATTGTATATAGTTTTGTACGCTGTGTAGCCAGTGAGcatatatttttctactttttGATAGCTAACCAATTGAAAGCGCCTTTTTCATGGATTGGAACCACATGAATGAAGCCTTACTACAATTGATAAAGGTTCCAATGAAGATTCCAGCGCATTGCAACTGACCCTTTCTATATTACTTGATCTGTGCTGGATCATCTGGATGCATTTAATAAAATATCTTAGAGCTCGGTCACATCTTTTGTGTTTTTGTGGGATCCTATACTAATCTCTTCTCCCAGATGCAGTTCCTTTTTGAACTTATAGCAAATGCTGTACTCtggcagtattttttttttcacttattTATGGAGTCATGttctcttgtggtgattctcTTGTGGTGAACTAGTGACATATTGGTTTGTGCTAATTCATTCAAAATGCTTTACAGGTATCAAGTTCTTCAGATAAGTTAAAATCCAAAGGTGCAAGAGCTGGAGATTCTAATGGCCCTGTCAAGGGTACAATGCAACTGCCATTACAGCTTTCTGGCAGCTTTATTCGCGCTCCAGTAAAACATGAGCTTGTAAAGCCAACTCAATCAGGAAGCTTTCAAGTCCTTAGCCGTGAGCAGAATGGTACTGTAAATACTGCCAAAGAAAGTACTAGCAATCCTGCGAGCCCTGTTCTAGGCCGATCATATTCAGTAGAACCACTGAGAAAGCCTATTGTAAACCAAAAGCTAAAGGGTGTTGCTAATGGTCTCCCTTTACAACTGCAAGGATCATTTGGTGAGAGAAAATCAAGTGCGAAAGATAAGCATAAATTCTTTGAGTTGCTGCGCAGCAAATCATTGAATGGTTCGTGCACTTCTACTGTGTCTTCATCTACATTGCTTGATGAGCAAAACAACTCTTGTCTTGAATTGTTTGATTCTGGAGTCAAATGTATGGAACATGGAAGTAGTTCTTGTGAGGAAGCAAATTCTTGTGAGGGATC
This window of the Oryza sativa Japonica Group chromosome 4, ASM3414082v1 genome carries:
- the LOC4335979 gene encoding uncharacterized protein isoform X1, which produces MDRGEPSLKPEWLVRGHGAVAATSLWTGTSSPRADDQGRSISSRNQSSGRDRERSSQQSISRRSSGSIGPRRHDRDGTAKSRGYASFGRSNRDRGGEKDSESRNWESRLGPPDDPLYDGFKPFSSCRPERDRLNHTRLKVDTLNQAVGESLDNGVRSVSRKVSGGVSFEREFPHLGSDDKNGKQDVGRVPSPGISTPIQSMPLGTALDGRSSVLAEVPVLSGPTNCPVPSSLLRTGSSKQMEVPNCGTALSMAETVMQAPLKISTTPQLSIDTHKIEERTMKQCILRPRTPSSNKISVSSSSDKLKSKGARAGDSNGPVKGTMQLPLQLSGSFIRAPVKHELVKPTQSGSFQVLSREQNGTVNTAKESTSNPASPVLGRSYSVEPLRKPIVNQKLKGVANGLPLQLQGSFGERKSSAKDKHKFFELLRSKSLNGSCTSTVSSSTLLDEQNNSCLELFDSGVKCMEHGSSSCEEANSCEGSQQHLSDNEEINPPWEPHDVFDEGMQEVLSDNRDFNSSSEIADTQDVYMKPHTNNAGSSPSIIPAEIYDGSMGSNCSDDETVMLFEPIGTGEEESYPAQDRPSPEEMAFLVSLGWKEDEIVPPLKQEEIADCVSVSYVLLISAIIFYSLPIHNLHV
- the LOC4335979 gene encoding uncharacterized protein isoform X2; translated protein: MDRGEPSLKPEWLVRGHGAVAATSLWTGTSSPRADDQGRSISSRNQSSGRDRERSSQQSISRRSSGSIGPRRHDRDGTAKSRGYASFGRSNRDRGGEKDSESRNWESRLGPPDDPLYDGFKPFSSCRPERDRLNHTRLKVDTLNQAVGESLDNGVRSVSRKVSGGVSFEREFPHLGSDDKNGKQDVGRVPSPGISTPIQSMPLGTALDGRSSVLAEVPVLSGPTNCPVPSSLLRTGSSKQMEVPNCGTALSMAETVMQAPLKISTTPQLSIDTHKIEERTMKQCILRPRTPSSNKISVSSSSDKLKSKGARAGDSNGPVKGTMQLPLQLSGSFIRAPVKHELVKPTQSGSFQVLSREQNGTVNTAKESTSNPASPVLGRSYSVEPLRKPIVNQKLKGVANGLPLQLQGSFGERKSSAKDKHKFFELLRSKSLNGSCTSTVSSSTLLDEQNNSCLELFDSGVKCMEHGSSSCEEANSCEGSQQHLSDNEEINPPWEPHDVFDEGMQEVLSDNRDFNSSSEIADTQDVYMKPHTNNAGSSPSIIPAEIYDGSMGSNCSDDETVMLFEPIGTGEEESYPAQDRPSPEEMAFLVSLGWKEDEIVPPLKQEEIADCLRHNVRLQQKLEECRG